A single Pseudomonas sp. MM223 DNA region contains:
- a CDS encoding putative Fe(2+)-trafficking protein, translating into MTRTVMCRKYKEELPGLERPPYPGAKGQDIFEHISQQAWADWQKHQTMLINEKRLNMMNAEDRKFLQAEMDKFFAGEEYAQAEGYVPPAE; encoded by the coding sequence ATGACCCGCACCGTGATGTGCCGCAAGTACAAAGAAGAACTGCCAGGCCTGGAGCGCCCGCCCTACCCCGGCGCCAAGGGCCAGGACATCTTCGAACACATCTCGCAGCAAGCCTGGGCCGACTGGCAGAAGCACCAGACCATGCTGATCAACGAAAAGCGCCTGAACATGATGAATGCCGAGGACCGCAAATTCCTCCAGGCAGAGATGGACAAGTTTTTCGCCGGCGAAGAATACGCCCAGGCGGAAGGCTACGTTCCACCGGCCGAATGA
- the gabP_1 gene encoding GABA permease (*Name gabP_1), translating into MSGNNSNDLAQGLKQRHVTMLSIAGVIGAGLFVGSGHAIAAAGPAVLLAYAAAGTLVVLVMRMLGEMAVASPDTGSFSTYADRAIGRWAGFTIGWLYWWFWVLVIPLEANAAAAILHAWFPAVDLWAFSLIITLALTLTNLCSVKNYGEFEFWFALLKVLAIIGFIAVGCAALFGFVPSSQVSGASHLFDTQGFMPNGLGAVLAAMLTTMFSFMGTEIVTIAAAESKDPGKQISRATNSVIWRICLFYLVSIFLVVALVPWNDPALAETGSYQTVLSRIGVPNAKLIVDIVVLIAVTSCLNSALYTSSRMLFSLSKRGDAPAIAQRTTKAATPHVAVLLSTAAAFLCVFANFVAPAQVFEFLLASSGAIALLVYLVIAVSQLRMRAKREASGEKIAFKMWLFPGLTWATIAFIVAVLAVMALREDHRAEIIATALLSIGVVAAGLLVHRKREAAGRVALDN; encoded by the coding sequence ATGAGCGGTAACAATTCCAATGACCTCGCTCAGGGGCTCAAACAACGGCATGTGACCATGCTGTCCATTGCTGGCGTCATCGGTGCCGGCCTGTTCGTAGGCTCCGGCCACGCCATCGCAGCGGCCGGCCCGGCCGTGCTGCTGGCTTACGCCGCTGCCGGTACGCTGGTCGTGCTGGTCATGCGCATGCTGGGTGAAATGGCGGTCGCCTCGCCAGACACCGGTTCGTTCTCGACGTATGCCGACCGCGCCATCGGGCGCTGGGCTGGTTTTACCATTGGCTGGCTGTACTGGTGGTTCTGGGTGCTGGTGATTCCGCTGGAGGCCAACGCCGCCGCGGCCATTCTGCATGCCTGGTTCCCTGCGGTTGACCTGTGGGCGTTCTCCCTCATCATTACCCTGGCGCTCACCCTCACCAACCTGTGCAGCGTGAAGAACTACGGTGAGTTCGAGTTCTGGTTCGCCTTGCTCAAGGTGCTGGCGATTATCGGCTTCATCGCCGTGGGCTGTGCTGCCTTGTTCGGCTTTGTGCCGAGCAGCCAGGTGAGCGGTGCAAGCCACCTGTTCGATACCCAAGGCTTCATGCCTAACGGCCTGGGCGCAGTGCTGGCAGCCATGCTGACCACCATGTTCTCGTTCATGGGTACTGAAATTGTCACCATCGCCGCTGCCGAGTCGAAGGACCCGGGCAAGCAGATCAGCCGCGCCACCAACTCGGTCATCTGGCGTATCTGCCTGTTCTACCTGGTGTCGATCTTCCTGGTCGTGGCCCTGGTGCCGTGGAACGACCCGGCCTTGGCTGAGACCGGTTCCTACCAGACCGTGCTGAGCCGTATCGGCGTGCCGAATGCCAAGCTGATCGTCGACATCGTCGTGCTGATTGCCGTGACCAGCTGCCTGAACTCGGCGCTGTATACGTCTTCGCGCATGCTGTTCTCGCTGAGCAAGCGTGGCGACGCCCCGGCCATCGCCCAGCGCACCACCAAGGCGGCGACCCCGCACGTGGCGGTATTGCTGTCCACTGCGGCGGCATTCCTTTGCGTATTTGCCAACTTCGTGGCCCCGGCCCAGGTGTTCGAGTTCCTGCTGGCCAGCTCTGGCGCCATTGCCCTGCTGGTGTACCTGGTAATTGCCGTGTCGCAACTGCGCATGCGTGCCAAGCGTGAAGCCAGTGGCGAGAAGATCGCCTTCAAGATGTGGCTGTTCCCGGGCCTTACCTGGGCGACCATTGCTTTTATCGTTGCCGTGTTGGCGGTGATGGCGTTGCGTGAAGACCACCGCGCCGAAATCATCGCGACCGCGCTGCTGAGCATTGGTGTGGTGGCGGCTGGTTTGCTGGTGCACCGCAAGCGTGAAGCTGCCGGGCGGGTGGCGCTGGATAACTGA